In a genomic window of Ranitomeya imitator isolate aRanImi1 chromosome 5, aRanImi1.pri, whole genome shotgun sequence:
- the CEP43 gene encoding centrosomal protein 43: MSAAEEDTELRDLLIHTLENNGVLNRIKAELRASVFLALEEQESKPALINERLRQLLATSDGRLLACLLTDFLQHFHLDFTLAVLQPEACLPCAPPDQRASAARELGLAVSEAPLLLELLRQREAPRELPPGRTEQARATYRQRAGTGEAELRALLLELCPHFHRGMLDAYISEQLPAGGAIDEQRFLAVYRGLFLQCRSVVVGDYKSSSPEQEEDDAEGDSFFDDPVPKPERSYGWKEEVHPGASHSPSGSPKGRDQDRDRSLRSASEKMASLEIGAAQEDDYMDDFHSSSQRSEASIGEDLEEELSVDELTASDHKLDELTLDNSVSHLSDVADYLEDIS; this comes from the coding sequence ATGTCTGCGGCGGAGGAGGACACGGAGCTCCGGGATCTGCTGATCCACACGCTGGAGAATAACGGCGTCCTGAACCGGATCAAGGCCGAGCTGCGAGCGTCCGTGTTCCTGGCGCTGGAGGAGCAGGAGAGTAAGCCGGCGCTCATCAACGAGAGGCTGCGGCAGCTCCTGGCCACCAGCGATGGCCGCCTGCTCGCCTGCCTGCTCACCGACTTCCTGCAGCACTTCCACCTGGACTTCACCCTGGCCGTGCTGCAGCCGGAGGCCTGCCTGCCCTGCGCGCCCCCCGACCAGCGCGCGTCCGCCGCCCGGGAGCTGGGGCTGGCTGTGTCCGAGGCGCCGCTGCTGCTGGAGCTGCTCCGTCAGAGAGAGGCACCGCGGGAGCTGCCCCCGGGGCGCACCGAGCAGGCCCGGGCCACGTACCGGCAGCGGGCGGGCACCGGGGAGGCGGAGCTGCGGGCGCTGCTGCTGGAGCTGTGTCCACACTTCCACCGGGGCATGCTGGACGCCTACATCTCCGAGCAGCTGCCGGCGGGGGGCGCCATAGACGAGCAGCGCTTCCTGGCCGTGTACCGGGGGCTCTTCCTGCAGTGCAGGAGTGTGGTAGTCGGCGACTACAAGAGCAGCAGCCCGGAGCAGGAGGAGGACGACGCAGAAGGAGACTCGTTCTTCGATGACCCCGTCCCCAAGCCTGAGAGGAGCTATGGCTGGAAGGAGGAGGTCCACCCCGGAGCCTCACACTCCCCCTCCGGGTCACCTAAGGGCCGGGACCAGGACAGAGACCGCTCGCTGAGGTCCGCCTCCGAGAAGATGGCCTCTCTGGAGATCGGGGCTGCTCAGGAGGACGACTacatggatgacttccacagcagcAGCCAGAGGAGCGAGGCGAGTATCGGAGAGGACCTGGAGGAAGAGCTGTCAGTGGACGAGCTGACGGCTAGTGACCACAAGCTGGACGAGCTCACGCTGGACAACTCCGTCTCTCACCTCAGCGATGTGGCCGACTACCTGGAGGACATCTCTTGA